The following proteins come from a genomic window of Corallococcus sp. NCRR:
- a CDS encoding site-2 protease family protein: MHPVSVPHPAPNRVWLHLLLFVVTLGTTFLAYLLLFGRSFPFSGGGLLEEDRTQALFFSGSLLAILGSHEMGHYVLARWHRVDTSLPYFIPLPVPGSLGTLGAVIRLRGRIPTRNALVDIGAAGPLAGLVVALPLLYWGLLHSTVVDSPPVPSTFPGESSLWVLGQDLLRWVMEKLTQAPPAMPPVYTSHQTLFGDNLIMKALTWLALGPLPEGKDVVVHPVVMAAWFGLLVTLLNLLPVGQLDGGHLTFAALGPKARWVGKGVAVVLLFLTVFVTASWGLWLVVASKVVGFGHPEVLRPEEPLSVSRKVICALCLLALVGCAMPIPLREVWS; the protein is encoded by the coding sequence ATGCACCCGGTTTCCGTTCCCCATCCCGCCCCGAACCGCGTCTGGCTGCACCTGCTGCTGTTCGTGGTGACGCTGGGGACGACATTCCTCGCGTACCTGCTGCTCTTTGGCCGCTCCTTCCCATTCAGCGGGGGCGGCCTGCTGGAGGAGGACCGGACCCAGGCGCTGTTCTTCAGCGGGTCGCTGCTGGCCATCCTGGGGTCGCACGAGATGGGGCACTACGTGCTCGCGCGGTGGCACCGGGTGGACACGTCCCTGCCGTACTTCATCCCGCTGCCGGTGCCGGGGAGCCTGGGCACGCTGGGCGCGGTCATCCGGCTGCGCGGGCGCATCCCCACGCGCAACGCGCTGGTGGACATTGGCGCCGCGGGGCCGCTGGCGGGGCTGGTGGTGGCGCTGCCGCTGCTCTACTGGGGGCTGTTGCACTCCACGGTGGTGGACTCGCCGCCGGTGCCGTCCACGTTCCCCGGGGAGTCGTCGCTGTGGGTGCTGGGGCAGGACCTGCTGCGCTGGGTGATGGAGAAGCTGACGCAGGCGCCGCCCGCGATGCCGCCCGTCTACACGAGCCACCAGACGCTCTTTGGCGACAACCTCATCATGAAGGCGCTGACGTGGCTGGCGCTGGGCCCCCTGCCGGAGGGCAAGGACGTGGTGGTGCACCCGGTGGTGATGGCGGCGTGGTTCGGCCTGCTGGTGACGCTGCTCAACCTGCTGCCGGTGGGGCAGCTGGACGGCGGGCACCTGACGTTCGCGGCGCTGGGGCCGAAGGCCCGCTGGGTGGGCAAGGGCGTGGCGGTGGTGCTGCTCTTCCTCACCGTGTTCGTCACCGCGTCATGGGGCCTGTGGCTGGTGGTGGCGAGCAAGGTGGTGGGCTTCGGCCACCCGGAGGTGCTGCGGCCGGAGGAGCCCCTGAGCGTCTCGCGCAAGGTCATTTGCGCGCTGTGCCTGCTGGCGCTGGTAGGGTGCGCGATGCCCATCCCGCTGCGAGAGGTGTGGTCATGA
- a CDS encoding LolA family protein has product MRALLLVPLVCLVACRSSSSGGANDAELMAQVREKLAARDAKLQAYQMEGTQTEGDTASAGFTFAYRAPQKMRGTVSAPQARQVWWDGKHLYEQVEATKQFTTFTSQVSAEKLSAFLTEIFTPFVPDGFRAPLLLRSAKAKRVTGQGLPQAKEAVELTMALEGEAGGGVEVTYVLRWPSLDFLAKKTRAPDGTRAEVRMEEEHCDAALGLCVPSKLTRWLGDAKQGETVLSKVDLKTPLPNDAFTPAAPEGYSVQTRTLVDSEAQESGPKSPTGG; this is encoded by the coding sequence ATGCGCGCCCTCCTCCTCGTGCCCCTCGTGTGCCTCGTCGCGTGCCGTTCGTCCTCGTCCGGAGGCGCGAACGACGCGGAGCTGATGGCCCAGGTGCGCGAGAAGCTGGCCGCGCGCGACGCGAAGCTCCAGGCCTACCAGATGGAGGGCACCCAGACGGAAGGGGACACCGCCTCCGCGGGCTTCACCTTCGCGTACCGCGCGCCCCAGAAGATGCGCGGCACCGTGTCCGCGCCCCAGGCCCGGCAGGTGTGGTGGGACGGCAAGCACCTGTACGAGCAGGTGGAGGCGACGAAGCAGTTCACCACCTTCACGTCCCAGGTCTCCGCGGAGAAGCTGTCCGCGTTCCTCACCGAGATCTTCACCCCCTTCGTGCCGGACGGCTTCCGCGCGCCGCTGCTCCTGCGCAGCGCGAAGGCCAAGCGCGTCACCGGCCAGGGCCTGCCCCAGGCGAAGGAGGCCGTGGAGCTGACCATGGCGCTGGAGGGCGAGGCGGGCGGCGGCGTGGAGGTGACGTACGTGCTGCGCTGGCCCTCGCTGGACTTCCTGGCCAAGAAGACGCGCGCGCCGGACGGCACCCGGGCGGAGGTGCGGATGGAGGAGGAGCACTGCGACGCGGCCCTGGGCCTGTGCGTGCCCAGCAAGCTCACGCGCTGGCTGGGGGACGCGAAGCAGGGGGAGACGGTGCTGTCGAAGGTGGACCTGAAGACGCCGCTGCCCAACGACGCCTTCACCCCCGCCGCTCCGGAGGGATACAGCGTGCAGACCCGGACACTCGTGGACAGTGAAGCGCAGGAGAGTGGACCGAAGTCACCCACGGGCGGTTGA
- a CDS encoding HAD family hydrolase: protein MVENVIFDVDGTLVDSVDEHAEAWRRSFIEFGRDIPFAHVRSQIGKGADQLLPVFFNDEELERFGKDLEEDRSARFKREFLPKVRAFPRVKELFQLLRKRGAKVALASSAKDDELKRYVELCGIDGLFEVKTSKDEVDKSKPHPDIFEAALAKLGKPDPATVVVVGDTPYDALAAGKLHLASVGMLCGGFRAEDLRTAGCRTLVKDPAELLRRLETDPDIWPWDAASRDTSKDEESR, encoded by the coding sequence ATGGTCGAGAACGTCATCTTCGACGTGGATGGGACGCTGGTGGATTCCGTGGACGAGCACGCCGAGGCCTGGCGCCGGTCGTTCATCGAGTTCGGGCGGGACATCCCGTTTGCCCACGTGCGCAGCCAGATTGGCAAGGGCGCCGACCAGCTGCTGCCCGTCTTCTTCAACGACGAGGAGCTGGAGCGCTTCGGCAAGGACCTGGAGGAGGACCGCTCCGCGCGCTTCAAGCGCGAGTTCCTGCCCAAGGTGCGCGCCTTCCCGCGCGTGAAGGAATTGTTCCAGCTGTTGCGCAAGCGTGGCGCCAAGGTCGCCCTGGCCTCCAGCGCCAAGGACGACGAGCTCAAGCGCTACGTGGAGCTGTGCGGCATCGACGGCCTCTTCGAGGTGAAGACCTCCAAGGACGAGGTCGACAAGAGCAAGCCGCACCCGGACATCTTCGAGGCGGCGCTCGCGAAGCTGGGCAAGCCGGACCCCGCCACGGTGGTGGTGGTGGGCGACACGCCCTACGACGCGCTGGCCGCGGGCAAGCTGCACCTGGCGTCCGTGGGCATGCTGTGCGGTGGCTTCCGCGCGGAGGACCTGCGCACGGCCGGCTGCCGCACGCTGGTGAAGGACCCCGCGGAGCTGCTGCGCCGCCTGGAGACGGACCCCGACATCTGGCCCTGGGACGCGGCGTCGCGGGACACCTCCAAGGACGAGGAGTCGCGCTAG
- a CDS encoding transcriptional regulator, translating into MARGSKDKYSAKQKRMAEHIEKGYEDKGTSEKTAEARAWATVNKLTGGGTKGGSGSKAKAARRRPTARKNARKAGRVGGKRRAATAKKTVSRRKKAAPARARRTTTGRKATSRTGTAGKRSTARKSTARRGTARKSTASRSRAKRGGSRK; encoded by the coding sequence ATGGCACGAGGAAGCAAGGACAAGTATTCGGCGAAGCAGAAGCGCATGGCCGAGCACATCGAGAAGGGCTACGAGGACAAGGGCACCAGCGAGAAGACCGCGGAGGCCCGCGCGTGGGCCACCGTGAACAAGCTCACCGGTGGCGGGACGAAGGGTGGCTCCGGCAGCAAGGCGAAGGCGGCCCGCCGGCGCCCCACGGCCCGCAAGAACGCGCGCAAGGCCGGACGCGTGGGCGGCAAGCGCCGCGCCGCGACCGCGAAGAAGACCGTCTCCCGCCGCAAGAAGGCCGCGCCCGCCCGGGCCCGGCGCACCACCACCGGCCGCAAGGCCACCTCGCGCACCGGCACCGCCGGCAAGCGCTCCACGGCCCGCAAGAGCACCGCGCGCCGCGGGACGGCTCGCAAGAGCACGGCGTCCCGTTCACGCGCGAAGCGGGGCGGTTCGCGCAAGTAG
- a CDS encoding lipid kinase, with product MNTRSRSGRDAFEHARELLAAHGIPLMAAHALTRPKRLRKVVEEAIAQGARRVLVGGGDGTISCAAQALMGREVTLGVVPLGTGNDFARSLGIPDTLEAACDVIAGGYTARVDVGLVNGRPFLNAASLGLTTAIAKRLTQELKQRAGKLAYPMAAAAEMRTLQPFHVRLQADSQTLELDALQLVVGNGRYHGAGNMVAPDATLDDRKFHVYAITAPSMEDGGERTGLGHLQDVATLARVALGMRSGGHLEHESVVHLHTSRLVVETDPPMEVNADGENVGMTPMRFEVAPSALRVYAPAPQ from the coding sequence GTGAACACGCGCTCGCGCTCCGGGCGCGACGCCTTCGAACATGCCCGGGAGCTGCTGGCCGCCCACGGCATCCCGCTCATGGCCGCGCACGCGCTGACGCGGCCCAAGCGCCTGCGAAAGGTCGTGGAGGAGGCCATCGCCCAGGGCGCCCGCCGCGTCCTCGTGGGAGGAGGCGACGGCACCATCAGCTGCGCGGCGCAGGCCCTGATGGGGCGAGAGGTGACGCTGGGCGTGGTGCCGCTGGGCACCGGCAATGACTTCGCTCGCTCGCTGGGCATCCCGGACACGCTGGAGGCCGCGTGTGACGTCATCGCGGGCGGCTACACGGCGCGCGTGGACGTGGGGCTCGTCAACGGGCGGCCCTTCCTCAACGCCGCCAGCCTGGGGCTCACCACCGCCATCGCGAAGCGGCTCACGCAGGAATTGAAGCAGCGCGCCGGCAAGCTGGCCTACCCCATGGCCGCCGCCGCGGAGATGCGCACGCTGCAGCCCTTCCACGTCCGGCTCCAGGCGGACTCCCAGACGCTGGAGCTGGACGCGCTCCAACTGGTGGTGGGCAACGGCCGCTACCACGGCGCGGGCAACATGGTGGCGCCGGACGCCACGCTGGACGACCGCAAGTTCCACGTCTACGCCATCACCGCGCCCTCCATGGAGGACGGCGGCGAGCGCACGGGGCTGGGCCACCTGCAAGACGTGGCCACGCTGGCGCGCGTGGCGCTGGGCATGCGCAGTGGCGGGCACCTGGAGCACGAGTCCGTCGTGCACCTGCACACGTCCCGGCTCGTCGTGGAGACGGATCCGCCCATGGAGGTCAACGCGGACGGGGAGAACGTGGGCATGACGCCCATGCGCTTCGAGGTGGCCCCCTCGGCGCTGCGCGTCTACGCGCCCGCGCCGCAGTAG
- the hrcA gene encoding heat-inducible transcriptional repressor HrcA, with protein MPDELGEREKEVLRAVVQEYITTGGPVGSQQLTRRGEFEVSSATMRNVLADLEALGFLEKPHTSAGRVPTDRGYRFYVDTLVKLRDPAPRDRELIHAGLVHESNLDDVLSEASRVLHSLTRHAGVVLTPRADAAVFQRIEFLRLRENRVLAVLVGQNGQVHNKALTVDFPVTSDELMKASNYLSELLHQVPLEEARERIRAEMDQEQALYNALTAKALKLGAAATDLQTPERVLIEGTGSFLEQPEFADVERIRALFRALDEKHKLLHLLDRVQRTKEMHVFIGAESEFSAAGDVTVIASPYGTAEAVLGTVGVIGPTRMDYRRVIPLVNFTAQVLSSVLEKV; from the coding sequence ATGCCCGACGAATTGGGTGAGCGCGAGAAGGAAGTCCTCCGGGCCGTGGTGCAGGAGTACATCACCACCGGCGGCCCGGTCGGCAGCCAGCAGCTGACTCGCAGAGGCGAGTTCGAAGTGTCTTCCGCGACCATGCGCAACGTGCTCGCCGACCTGGAGGCCCTGGGCTTCCTGGAGAAGCCCCACACGTCCGCGGGCCGCGTGCCCACCGACCGGGGCTACCGCTTCTACGTGGACACCCTGGTGAAGCTGCGCGACCCCGCGCCCCGCGACCGCGAGCTCATCCACGCCGGCCTGGTCCACGAGTCCAACCTGGATGACGTCCTGTCGGAGGCCAGCCGCGTGCTGCATTCGCTCACGCGCCACGCGGGCGTCGTCCTCACGCCCCGCGCCGACGCCGCCGTGTTCCAGCGCATCGAGTTCCTGCGCCTGCGCGAGAACCGCGTGCTCGCCGTGCTCGTGGGCCAGAACGGCCAGGTGCACAACAAGGCCCTCACCGTGGACTTCCCGGTGACGTCCGACGAGCTCATGAAGGCCAGCAACTACCTCTCCGAGCTCCTGCACCAGGTGCCCCTGGAAGAAGCGCGCGAGCGCATCCGCGCGGAGATGGACCAGGAGCAGGCCCTCTACAACGCGCTCACCGCCAAGGCCCTCAAGCTGGGCGCCGCCGCCACCGACCTGCAGACGCCCGAGCGCGTGCTCATCGAAGGCACCGGCTCCTTCCTGGAGCAGCCGGAGTTCGCGGACGTGGAGCGCATCCGCGCGCTCTTCCGCGCCCTGGATGAGAAGCACAAGCTGCTGCACCTGCTGGACCGCGTGCAGCGCACCAAGGAGATGCACGTCTTCATCGGCGCGGAGAGCGAGTTCTCCGCCGCCGGTGACGTCACCGTCATCGCCAGCCCCTACGGCACGGCGGAGGCGGTGCTGGGCACCGTCGGCGTCATCGGGCCCACGCGCATGGACTACCGGCGCGTGATTCCCCTGGTGAACTTCACCGCCCAGGTGCTCTCCAGCGTGCTGGAGAAGGTGTAG
- the yedA gene encoding drug/metabolite exporter YedA, producing MTTATATPDIVEPAPHRGRLLFSLFALYVIWGSTYLAMRFALTGFPPFRMAGLRFLLAGGVLFAGLRLKGQPGPGLRQWGAGVVTGFLLLVLGNGGIAVAQNLGVPSGVAALVVGSMPLWAAIFGAAFGQRPGRAELAGLVLGFAGVALLNLGGDMSGGGVAALAVVVAPAAWAFGSVWSRRLPMPSGLMAPATQMLSAGVMMMALSFVLGERMADAVPPRALVSFVYLVVFGSLVAFSAYGYLLRHARPALATSYAYVNPAVAVLLGVVFAGETLGPMTWGAMSAILVAVMLLARGKR from the coding sequence GTGACGACCGCGACCGCGACCCCCGACATCGTCGAGCCCGCGCCCCACCGGGGCCGCCTGCTGTTCAGCCTTTTCGCGCTCTACGTCATCTGGGGGTCGACCTACCTGGCGATGCGGTTCGCGCTGACGGGCTTTCCGCCGTTCCGGATGGCGGGGCTGCGCTTCCTGCTGGCGGGCGGGGTGTTGTTCGCGGGGTTGCGGCTGAAGGGGCAGCCGGGGCCGGGCCTCCGGCAGTGGGGGGCGGGCGTGGTGACGGGCTTCCTGTTGCTGGTGTTGGGCAACGGGGGCATCGCGGTGGCGCAGAACCTGGGGGTGCCGTCCGGGGTGGCGGCGCTGGTGGTGGGGAGCATGCCGCTGTGGGCGGCCATCTTCGGGGCGGCGTTCGGGCAGCGGCCGGGCCGCGCGGAGCTGGCGGGGCTGGTGCTGGGGTTCGCGGGGGTGGCGCTGCTCAACCTGGGCGGTGACATGAGCGGCGGAGGCGTGGCGGCGCTGGCGGTGGTGGTGGCGCCGGCGGCGTGGGCCTTCGGGTCGGTGTGGAGCCGGCGGTTGCCGATGCCCTCCGGGTTGATGGCGCCAGCGACGCAGATGTTGAGCGCGGGCGTGATGATGATGGCGCTGAGCTTCGTGTTGGGAGAGCGGATGGCGGACGCGGTGCCCCCGCGCGCGCTGGTGTCGTTCGTGTACCTGGTGGTGTTCGGCTCGCTGGTGGCGTTCAGCGCGTATGGCTACCTGCTGAGGCACGCGAGGCCGGCGCTCGCGACGAGCTATGCGTACGTGAACCCGGCGGTGGCGGTGCTGCTGGGCGTGGTGTTCGCGGGAGAGACGCTGGGCCCCATGACCTGGGGGGCCATGAGCGCCATCCTGGTCGCGGTGATGCTGCTGGCCCGCGGGAAGCGGTGA
- a CDS encoding eCIS core domain-containing protein translates to MRLRVRFERAFGADLSAVRLHEHPLVASMGAEALCWGEQILFAPGALALDLAHGSRILAHELVHVLQQRAGRVPHGHGGTGLLVDGALEAEAEALAARALSGERAEFAVAWTGTSPTPALQAYHVIPNAQFGAQDVNLHNATFETQRDGLRPQPYPKTNGDSFLIDAGTANVMVRAHNQVALRFSDDNELAIEDTDPRHEQAKHFFATDRAIDRCNRALRSVGSSYRIAKVPGPRYLEIGPPAQPGCLPFLSGPGPKRLFQVAMSEDGHLEPAVSQNCNEISGKVMGEQQDSQRTVRLSQSGNQLFLNLPRWQLGGWAPVFPAHGDIPFRLAVLLTTFLFHGQGEGPNAAAARQRAVNDYQVGLQNALAGANTPNAQMAALAGYYGPIGRNYGRLVNRVRANAGMTLNGVNLNGQTLQARYEQLLYRLGLNAYADPRVGDAFQTYSVGAMERYQDAQNRNWMRMRDEVAPRPVAPIPPPVYCEPVWEYHWGGVVAESGADRITFENYARNYEDRQGPQLQGGEFRAFFQMTRVPTGVNDPLIAQSWHESCYAHGFANALTMCVSKLSRCGR, encoded by the coding sequence ATGCGGTTGCGCGTCCGGTTCGAGCGCGCCTTCGGAGCCGACCTGAGCGCTGTCCGCCTGCACGAGCATCCCCTGGTCGCGAGCATGGGAGCCGAGGCCCTGTGCTGGGGAGAGCAGATCCTCTTCGCTCCGGGCGCACTGGCGCTCGACCTGGCTCACGGGAGCCGGATCCTCGCGCATGAGCTGGTGCACGTGCTGCAACAGCGCGCGGGCCGCGTCCCCCACGGGCACGGCGGGACCGGACTGCTCGTGGATGGGGCCCTGGAAGCGGAGGCCGAAGCCCTGGCGGCACGGGCCCTCTCGGGTGAGCGTGCGGAGTTCGCGGTTGCCTGGACGGGGACTTCGCCCACCCCAGCGCTTCAGGCGTACCACGTCATCCCGAATGCTCAGTTCGGCGCGCAGGACGTCAACCTCCACAACGCCACCTTCGAGACCCAGCGGGACGGACTGCGGCCCCAGCCCTATCCGAAGACGAACGGGGACAGCTTCCTCATCGACGCGGGGACCGCGAACGTCATGGTGCGGGCGCACAACCAGGTCGCGCTCCGGTTCTCCGATGACAACGAACTCGCCATCGAGGACACCGATCCCCGCCACGAGCAGGCCAAGCACTTCTTCGCCACGGACCGCGCCATCGACCGGTGCAACCGCGCGTTGAGGTCCGTGGGCTCCAGCTATCGCATCGCCAAGGTCCCCGGGCCGCGCTACCTGGAAATCGGCCCCCCCGCGCAGCCGGGCTGTCTGCCCTTCCTGAGCGGCCCGGGACCCAAGCGGCTGTTCCAGGTGGCGATGTCCGAGGACGGGCACCTCGAGCCCGCGGTGTCGCAGAACTGCAACGAAATCTCCGGCAAGGTCATGGGGGAGCAGCAGGACTCGCAGCGCACCGTGAGGCTCTCGCAGTCCGGCAACCAGCTCTTCCTCAACCTGCCGCGCTGGCAGCTCGGAGGGTGGGCCCCCGTCTTCCCGGCCCACGGCGACATCCCCTTCCGGCTGGCGGTGCTCCTCACCACGTTCCTCTTCCACGGACAGGGAGAGGGCCCCAACGCCGCCGCGGCCCGGCAACGCGCGGTCAACGATTACCAGGTGGGATTGCAGAACGCGCTGGCGGGCGCCAATACGCCCAACGCCCAGATGGCGGCGCTCGCGGGCTACTACGGCCCCATTGGCCGCAACTACGGCCGGCTGGTGAACCGGGTCCGCGCCAATGCCGGCATGACGCTCAATGGCGTCAACCTCAATGGACAGACGCTCCAGGCACGGTACGAGCAGCTCCTCTACCGGCTGGGCCTCAACGCCTACGCGGATCCGCGCGTGGGCGACGCGTTCCAGACGTACTCCGTGGGCGCCATGGAGCGCTACCAGGATGCCCAGAACCGCAACTGGATGCGGATGCGGGACGAGGTCGCTCCCCGCCCGGTGGCGCCCATCCCTCCGCCCGTCTACTGCGAGCCGGTGTGGGAGTATCACTGGGGCGGCGTGGTCGCGGAGAGCGGCGCGGACCGCATCACCTTCGAGAACTACGCCCGCAACTACGAGGATCGCCAGGGGCCCCAACTCCAGGGCGGCGAGTTCCGCGCGTTCTTCCAGATGACCCGCGTGCCCACCGGGGTCAATGATCCGCTCATCGCCCAGTCCTGGCACGAGAGCTGTTACGCCCACGGCTTCGCCAATGCCCTGACGATGTGCGTCTCCAAGCTCAGCCGCTGTGGGCGCTGA
- a CDS encoding type VI immunity family protein, whose product MKPIFPSIRLRGRGEWLAGRDGVVLVFFIHRDHSEVGSAIWRSIQTYRRAIPPGSLNWYTSSDGDMVPLDDAGWEHNRHVVIERIGGGSRTVELRESPSETGSYQVEYYGRRLDSPIHDAPATTLSFTFPTEYLLQHGAVQLRALALELARELPFNFGYVSFAIVSSRGSWASADWNQVESLLARYPGLDIPNAGEFSSRLGTHALSASWLTFLGEPLLGSLGGIHTLRNALSFPDVSLLPIAEDRLLVTLDEWPDPIDTEKTVVPPQHRALARLLKPFTFKYEGHELTPYESDMNRWLLRLLH is encoded by the coding sequence ATGAAGCCCATCTTCCCGAGCATCCGACTTCGCGGCAGAGGCGAGTGGCTCGCCGGACGAGATGGCGTCGTACTTGTCTTCTTCATCCATCGCGACCACTCGGAGGTAGGGTCTGCGATCTGGCGTTCCATTCAAACCTATCGTCGCGCCATCCCTCCCGGCTCACTCAACTGGTACACGTCCTCGGATGGGGACATGGTCCCGCTGGATGACGCAGGCTGGGAACACAATCGCCATGTGGTGATCGAGCGGATTGGGGGAGGCAGCCGGACCGTGGAGCTGCGGGAGAGCCCCAGCGAAACCGGGAGCTACCAAGTCGAGTACTACGGACGACGGCTGGACAGTCCCATTCATGATGCACCCGCCACTACTCTGTCGTTCACATTCCCCACGGAGTACCTGCTGCAGCACGGCGCGGTCCAACTGCGCGCACTGGCCCTGGAACTGGCTCGCGAGCTTCCCTTCAACTTCGGATACGTCAGTTTCGCGATTGTCTCCTCAAGGGGTTCATGGGCCTCGGCGGATTGGAACCAGGTCGAGTCGCTCCTCGCCCGTTATCCGGGCCTGGATATCCCCAACGCTGGCGAATTCAGCTCACGCCTCGGCACTCATGCATTGAGCGCATCCTGGCTCACCTTTTTGGGTGAGCCGTTGCTCGGGTCACTGGGAGGCATCCACACGCTGAGGAACGCGCTTTCCTTCCCGGATGTCTCGCTTCTGCCCATCGCAGAGGACCGTCTGTTGGTCACCCTGGACGAGTGGCCCGACCCCATCGACACCGAGAAGACAGTCGTTCCACCTCAACATCGCGCCCTCGCGCGCCTGCTCAAGCCATTCACGTTCAAGTACGAGGGACATGAGCTCACCCCGTACGAGAGCGACATGAACCGGTGGCTGCTGCGCCTCCTGCACTGA